A genomic window from Paraburkholderia phytofirmans OLGA172 includes:
- a CDS encoding 3-ketoacyl-ACP reductase: MAKRIVYVTGGMGGIGTSICQRLHKDGLTVVAGCGPNSPRRERWLAEQAELGFSFIASEGNVGDWESTEAAFAKVKKEVGEIDVLVNNAGITRDGVFRKMSRENWNDVIATNLTSLFNVTKQVIEGMVSKEWGRIINISSVNGQKGQFGQTTYSTAKAGIHGFTMSLAQEVATKGITVNTVSPGYIGTDMVRAVRPEVLDAIVQSIPVRRLGEATEIASIVSWLASDEAGFATGADFSLNGGLHMG, encoded by the coding sequence ATGGCAAAGCGCATTGTGTACGTGACCGGTGGCATGGGTGGAATTGGAACATCGATATGTCAGCGGCTCCATAAGGATGGGCTGACGGTCGTGGCCGGTTGCGGACCGAACTCGCCACGCCGGGAGCGGTGGTTAGCCGAGCAGGCAGAGCTCGGCTTCTCCTTCATCGCCTCGGAGGGCAATGTCGGGGATTGGGAGTCGACGGAGGCCGCTTTCGCGAAGGTGAAGAAGGAGGTGGGTGAGATTGACGTGCTGGTGAATAATGCCGGAATTACGCGGGATGGCGTGTTTCGAAAAATGTCGAGGGAAAACTGGAACGACGTCATTGCTACGAACCTCACGAGTCTTTTCAACGTGACCAAACAGGTCATTGAGGGGATGGTCAGCAAGGAGTGGGGCCGGATAATCAACATCTCCTCCGTGAACGGACAAAAAGGGCAGTTCGGCCAGACCACCTACTCGACTGCCAAGGCGGGCATTCATGGCTTCACGATGTCGCTTGCCCAGGAAGTTGCAACGAAGGGCATCACGGTGAATACGGTTTCCCCCGGGTATATCGGAACCGATATGGTTCGTGCGGTACGCCCTGAAGTACTGGATGCAATCGTCCAGAGTATTCCCGTGCGGCGACTTGGAGAAGCCACAGAGATTGCTTCGATTGTCTCGTGGCTTGCCAGCGACGAAGCGGGTTTCGCTACTGGCGCAGACTTCTCGCTGAATGGCGGCTTGCATATGGGTTAA